The sequence TTCCAGTCAGCAGGGCAGCTTCGACGAACTCTTGCTCTTTCCAAGGTCTGAGGAACTTCTCAAGCGCCTGCTTCCAGTCTCCCATAACGCCACCTCAGAACTCTGGAATCCTCAACGGTGCTTGGAGTTCCTTTTCATTTTTCTCCAAGTTCGTTGCCAGCATTCTTATCCTTTCCACTCCCTTAATTTCCTTTATGTACTCTGCCACGCTCTTCGGAACTAAATCTTCCCACGGTTCTCCTTCAATCATCCTTCTTCTTATTTCCGTGGCAGAAAGAATGTCTTTCCTGAACATCGGTTGAACTACAACCTTGTATCCCCTCTCTTTGAAGAGCTGTGCAACCAGTGAATTCCCCGTGAAAACTATATCAAACTTTGGAACCATGGCTTCAACGTAAGGAGCCCAGATTGAATTGAAGTTAATATCTGGTAGGGCAACAAGAAAATATTTTCCTCTCGGAATGCCCTTTTCATCCAGAGCCCTTATGAGCATCTCCATCCTTTCACTTGCTGTAAATGGGTTTTTCAAAGTATGGCTAACTTGAGCACTTCCTATTCCTATTATAACCTCATCCACCTGCTCAAAAACGTATTCAAGCGCCTTTATGTGTCCATTGTGAACGGGCTGGAATCTGCCAACGAAAAGGCCTCTCATTATTTACCCCTCCTTATATAGCAATTTTATCTTCACTTCATCTCCAACTTTCAACCCCAATATATCAGCAGCCGAACCCTGATTAACTGCTATTTCAAGATAATCGTGGCTTCCGGGAAGAGATAAAAGCTCCCCCGGTTTTACCTGACCATAAGTATCCACATATGGAATCTTTCTTCCCAAAATCTCAACGTATTTTGGTCGTTCGTAGTTTTCAAGGTTTAAAATAACATTCCCGAAGTCGTCGATATAGATAACTTTCAGCAACCAAGAATCTTCCAGTTTCTTTGGTTCCAAATCAAGCTTGATAATCTCTTCTAAGTAAATTTCTTTTCCAAGCCTTGATGGTTCATACCCGAGGCTAAGCAATGCCCCAGCAGGGCCGAAGACGTCCCTTCCATGGAACGTCGAGCTGATCTTCCTCCCAATGATTGTTTCCATTTTTTTGAGGTCTATCTCATATGCGGCTTTCGGCTTTATCCACTTAAGGGGAAGCGTCGCCAAACCGTTATCGGGCAACACTAAGAACTGAGTACCTTCAATTATGATAGCTCTCCTTTCAGTCCCCACTCCGGGGTCAACAACACCTATATGAATGGCATTTGGAGGAAAATATTTTACGACCTGCTCCATAACAAAGGAGCCTTCGATAATGCTGTGCCTCGTTATTGAATGACTCACATCCACAATCTTTGCTTCTGGATTTATTGACAAAATAGCACCTTTCATCTCTCCAACATAAGGCCCCTTGATGCCGAAATCTGTAGTCAAAGTTATCACTGGACTCACCCTAAAAATTATTAAGGTCTACCTTTAAAAGAACTTTGGGGAAAGGCATGAAGCATTTAAAGCTCATTCCAATTGTACTCGCTTTCTTGGTATTATCTTCTGGATGTTTAATTAAGGAACCTGCGAAGGTTGATATTAGCATTGATAAGACCGCCGTTAAAGTAGGAGATGTTTTTCACGTTGTAGTTAAAGTTAACAACACGGGAAAAGTCGCAATAATAGGGGTTAACCTGTATATCAACAACCCAGACTTCAGAATACTCCAAAGGCCTTCTTTAGATGCTCCCCTTAAAGTCGGCGATGTAGCTGAGCTTATATGGATAGTCCAAGCCCCATCGAAACCAGGGAGATATATGGTCAAAGCATCCGTAGAGGTTGTGGATGAACTTCAAAGGACATGGGGAGGATTTTACAAAGAGCTAGTAATGAATGTTGTAGAAAACGAAAGCGAGATACCTGCCTTTGGAGTGTTAAGTACAAGCGTCGCTGCTCCGGAGGAAGTGGAAGGAGGAAACGAATTTGAAGTAAAGATCACGCTAAAAAACACGGGCAATGCTCCTGTAACAGTTAGGGAAGTCTCATTGAATCTCTTGG comes from Thermococcus aggregans and encodes:
- a CDS encoding nicotinamide-nucleotide adenylyltransferase — translated: MRGLFVGRFQPVHNGHIKALEYVFEQVDEVIIGIGSAQVSHTLKNPFTASERMEMLIRALDEKGIPRGKYFLVALPDINFNSIWAPYVEAMVPKFDIVFTGNSLVAQLFKERGYKVVVQPMFRKDILSATEIRRRMIEGEPWEDLVPKSVAEYIKEIKGVERIRMLATNLEKNEKELQAPLRIPEF
- a CDS encoding SAM hydrolase/SAM-dependent halogenase family protein, coding for MITLTTDFGIKGPYVGEMKGAILSINPEAKIVDVSHSITRHSIIEGSFVMEQVVKYFPPNAIHIGVVDPGVGTERRAIIIEGTQFLVLPDNGLATLPLKWIKPKAAYEIDLKKMETIIGRKISSTFHGRDVFGPAGALLSLGYEPSRLGKEIYLEEIIKLDLEPKKLEDSWLLKVIYIDDFGNVILNLENYERPKYVEILGRKIPYVDTYGQVKPGELLSLPGSHDYLEIAVNQGSAADILGLKVGDEVKIKLLYKEG